One Bacteroidales bacterium DNA segment encodes these proteins:
- a CDS encoding Crp/Fnr family transcriptional regulator: protein MNKVIENIKKLCPLSDKTISELEAKVVKCHFPKRHKLVEAGVFTHYAYFIEKGMTRSYWMVEGDEITTSFSFEGSIVFSMDELYYGKRSEEYVETLEECEAYRISLTDLMHLWNTNMELCIWSRIIHQNEYRRLHRSHKDRLTLPAKERYESFIKQFPNVIERTNLTYVASYLGITLSTLSRLRARK from the coding sequence ATGAATAAAGTAATAGAAAATATAAAAAAACTTTGCCCCCTCTCCGATAAAACAATATCGGAGTTGGAGGCAAAAGTTGTAAAATGCCACTTCCCTAAAAGACACAAATTAGTAGAGGCTGGAGTATTTACGCACTATGCCTACTTTATAGAAAAGGGTATGACACGTTCATATTGGATGGTTGAAGGCGATGAGATAACCACATCATTCTCTTTTGAAGGCTCAATAGTATTCAGTATGGATGAACTCTATTACGGAAAGCGAAGTGAGGAGTATGTAGAAACGCTCGAAGAGTGTGAAGCATATCGTATCTCATTAACAGACCTAATGCACCTATGGAATACAAATATGGAGTTGTGTATATGGTCGCGAATAATACACCAAAACGAATATCGCCGTCTGCATCGCAGCCATAAAGATAGATTAACATTACCTGCCAAAGAACGATATGAGTCGTTTATTAAGCAATTCCCTAATGTAATAGAGCGTACAAACCTAACATATGTAGCCTCATATTTGGGAATAACACTATCTACACTCAGCCGATTGAGAGCAAGAAAATAA
- a CDS encoding acyltransferase, protein MQTKVVASQNFADTKPHYELLDGLRGVAAIMVLIYHIFEGFAFAEGVNGAGDGIIRTLNHGHIAVDFFFILSGFVISYAYDDRWNKMTLGGFFKRRLIRLHPMIVMGAIIGVVAFACEGFKTWTGETTPIGWVMLAMLLTMFMIPAVPGASYEVRGNGEMFPLNGPSWSLFFEYIGNILYALIIRRLSTKLLTLLVVVLGVLHAWFYVFDISQYNCVGVGWTIDAINFWGGLLRMLFPFTVGMLLARTFRPRKIRGAFWICSILLVVIFALPFIELKPELVSLNALYEVLCIAFIFPFIVWMGACGGTTDNYTGKINKFLGDISYPLYIVHYPIMYVFYKWLIKEEYYSLQQTWVMPLIVVLSSIVLAYAVLKLYDEPVRRWLSSKLMKK, encoded by the coding sequence ATGCAAACAAAAGTAGTGGCATCACAAAACTTTGCTGATACCAAACCTCATTACGAACTACTCGATGGCTTACGCGGAGTAGCAGCCATAATGGTTCTAATATATCATATATTTGAAGGCTTTGCCTTTGCCGAAGGAGTGAACGGAGCAGGAGACGGAATAATCCGCACGCTCAATCATGGGCATATAGCGGTCGATTTCTTTTTCATTCTATCAGGATTTGTAATCAGTTATGCATACGACGACCGCTGGAATAAGATGACCTTAGGCGGATTCTTTAAACGACGTTTAATACGTCTGCACCCAATGATTGTAATGGGAGCAATAATAGGAGTAGTTGCCTTTGCTTGTGAAGGATTTAAAACATGGACAGGCGAGACAACTCCAATAGGTTGGGTAATGTTAGCAATGCTCCTAACAATGTTTATGATACCAGCCGTACCGGGAGCATCGTACGAGGTTAGAGGAAACGGCGAAATGTTCCCACTCAACGGGCCCTCTTGGTCGCTATTCTTTGAGTATATAGGCAATATACTATATGCGCTCATCATTCGCCGTTTATCAACAAAACTACTAACATTATTAGTAGTGGTGTTAGGTGTTTTGCATGCATGGTTTTATGTGTTTGACATATCACAATATAACTGCGTAGGAGTAGGGTGGACAATAGATGCCATAAACTTCTGGGGCGGACTACTAAGAATGTTATTCCCTTTTACGGTTGGAATGTTACTTGCACGCACGTTCCGTCCACGTAAAATAAGAGGAGCATTTTGGATTTGTAGCATACTGTTAGTAGTAATATTTGCACTACCATTTATCGAACTAAAACCTGAACTTGTCAGCCTTAACGCGCTATACGAAGTATTATGTATAGCATTCATATTTCCCTTCATAGTATGGATGGGAGCGTGTGGAGGAACAACCGATAACTACACAGGCAAAATAAACAAATTCCTTGGCGATATATCATATCCACTCTACATAGTACACTATCCCATAATGTATGTATTCTATAAGTGGTTAATAAAAGAAGAGTACTACTCATTGCAACAAACATGGGTAATGCCATTAATAGTGGTACTCTCAAGCATAGTATTAGCGTATGCAGTCCTAAAACTGTACGATGAACCAGTTCGCCGTTGGTTATCATCAAAACTAATGAAAAAGTAG
- a CDS encoding cytidylate kinase-like family protein has product MAEKFIITIGRQFGSGGRVIGKELAKRLGFEYYDKELMNEAAKVSGLDCSCFEQADEKELFSIPNILTSNWFSFGLGDNGNSSMSSEHIFKCQSDVIQMIGEKGNCVIVGRCADYVLRDFPNCINIFLHAPLEARVERVMSRDKISEREATAIVKRHDKQRAAYYNFFTDKTWGDGKSYHLSIDSSLLGIPETCDIICSFLNKFKSKLLK; this is encoded by the coding sequence ATGGCTGAGAAGTTTATTATTACAATAGGTCGCCAGTTTGGTAGTGGCGGCAGAGTTATTGGCAAGGAGCTTGCTAAACGTTTAGGTTTTGAATATTACGACAAGGAACTTATGAATGAGGCTGCTAAGGTTAGCGGTCTGGATTGTAGTTGTTTTGAACAGGCTGATGAGAAGGAGCTGTTTTCTATTCCCAATATTTTGACAAGCAACTGGTTTTCGTTTGGTTTGGGCGACAATGGTAATAGTTCTATGTCGAGCGAACATATCTTCAAATGCCAATCGGATGTTATCCAGATGATTGGCGAGAAGGGTAATTGTGTTATTGTGGGCAGGTGTGCCGACTACGTTCTTAGAGATTTCCCTAACTGTATCAATATTTTCTTACATGCTCCGTTGGAGGCAAGGGTTGAACGTGTTATGTCGCGTGACAAGATTAGCGAACGTGAGGCTACCGCTATTGTTAAGCGTCATGACAAACAGAGAGCGGCATATTATAATTTCTTTACCGATAAGACTTGGGGAGATGGCAAATCGTATCATCTTTCTATTGACTCTTCGCTGTTGGGTATTCCCGAGACTTGCGATATTATTTGTAGTTTTTTAAATAAGTTCAAAAGTAAATTACTAAAATAA
- a CDS encoding tetratricopeptide repeat protein encodes MNKNRNKIVRVVKSIIIIIMLTITLPVTAQLNTDRVMNIGRNALYFEDYILAIQYFNQVIKVKPYMAEPYFLRGAAKLSLEDYKGAEEDCSICIDYNPFIIGAYHVRGVARQNLGNNQGAIEDYNKALEYMPEDKTFLLNKAIAQAEEKQYTQADSTYAKLIELHPNYYNAYMSRSQYRVQNADTLGALADVERALEIDKYTSYAYAQRAMLSFMIGKDKEASIADMDKAIKIDPAILSYYINRAVMRYHINDLRGSMADYNHVVEKEPSNTLALYNRGLLRMQVGEYNDAIEDFTSLLKVRPNDIFAVYNRAMLYDRLSMYRKAVKDYTVVIEEYPNYAPVYFARSEALRKLGDIKGGKKDFDKAMQLEEEAKNNATQADTTLQETEKVRRESDKNINKFNRLLVSDDTTIKTGYQSNIRGRVQDNKYKLKIEPQFTLTYYEQPSQLNLPKKYYRELDELNRARILPRQLKLTNHESSLDSLKIARHFASIADNTKLIDINPNNAVPYMSRAIDFMLIQDFNGAIEDLTRITSASSDFIFAYFLRAVVRYKRIEYMLSSSTLQTMPGAHIGDNMLSAPTLNNKAITLEYEMVLRDYDKVIAIDPTFPYSYYNRANIRCEQKDFTGALEDYTKAIQLNPDFAEAYFNRALVYTYVGQNDKAITDLSKAGELGMVPAYNVIKLISEN; translated from the coding sequence ATGAATAAAAACAGAAACAAAATAGTTAGAGTTGTAAAAAGCATTATAATAATCATAATGCTCACAATTACACTGCCCGTAACAGCACAACTCAATACCGACCGAGTAATGAACATCGGTCGCAATGCACTCTATTTCGAAGATTACATATTAGCCATACAATACTTCAATCAAGTAATTAAGGTAAAGCCCTATATGGCAGAGCCATATTTCTTGCGAGGAGCAGCAAAATTAAGTCTCGAAGATTACAAAGGAGCCGAAGAAGATTGCTCAATATGTATCGATTACAACCCCTTTATAATAGGAGCATACCATGTAAGAGGAGTAGCCCGACAAAATTTAGGCAACAACCAAGGAGCAATAGAAGACTACAACAAAGCATTGGAGTATATGCCCGAAGACAAAACCTTCCTCTTGAACAAAGCCATAGCACAAGCTGAAGAGAAGCAATACACACAAGCCGACAGCACCTATGCCAAACTCATAGAGTTGCATCCCAACTATTATAACGCCTATATGAGCAGAAGCCAATATCGCGTACAAAATGCCGATACACTTGGAGCATTAGCCGATGTAGAGCGAGCACTCGAAATCGACAAATACACCTCCTATGCCTATGCACAACGAGCAATGCTTTCATTTATGATCGGAAAAGACAAAGAGGCGTCAATTGCAGATATGGATAAAGCCATAAAGATAGATCCTGCAATTCTGTCATACTACATAAATCGAGCAGTGATGCGATACCACATAAACGATTTACGAGGCTCAATGGCAGACTACAATCATGTAGTAGAAAAAGAACCATCAAACACATTGGCACTCTATAACAGAGGACTGTTAAGAATGCAAGTAGGAGAGTATAACGATGCAATAGAAGACTTCACAAGCCTGCTAAAAGTACGTCCCAACGACATATTTGCAGTATACAACCGCGCAATGTTGTACGACCGTCTATCAATGTATCGCAAAGCAGTAAAAGACTATACCGTGGTAATAGAAGAGTATCCCAACTATGCTCCAGTATATTTTGCACGTTCCGAAGCACTTCGAAAACTTGGAGATATAAAAGGCGGAAAAAAAGACTTTGACAAGGCGATGCAGTTAGAAGAGGAGGCAAAAAACAATGCCACACAAGCCGATACAACCCTGCAAGAAACCGAAAAGGTCAGACGCGAATCAGACAAAAATATAAACAAATTCAACCGACTATTAGTATCCGATGACACCACAATAAAAACTGGATACCAAAGCAACATACGCGGAAGAGTACAAGACAACAAATACAAACTAAAAATAGAACCTCAATTCACACTGACATATTACGAACAACCCTCGCAGTTAAATCTTCCAAAAAAATATTATAGAGAGCTCGATGAACTAAACCGAGCAAGAATACTACCACGACAACTAAAACTAACAAATCATGAGTCAAGTTTAGACTCCCTAAAGATAGCACGACATTTTGCATCCATTGCCGATAACACAAAACTTATCGACATAAACCCAAACAATGCCGTACCATATATGTCGCGAGCAATAGACTTTATGTTAATACAAGACTTTAATGGAGCAATAGAAGACCTGACACGCATAACCTCGGCAAGTAGCGATTTCATATTTGCCTACTTCCTGCGAGCAGTAGTACGATACAAACGCATCGAATACATGCTATCATCAAGCACACTACAAACAATGCCAGGCGCGCACATAGGCGACAATATGCTCTCTGCACCCACGTTAAACAACAAAGCCATAACATTAGAGTACGAGATGGTATTACGCGATTACGACAAAGTAATAGCCATTGATCCCACATTCCCATACTCATACTATAACAGAGCAAACATACGATGTGAACAAAAAGACTTTACAGGAGCATTAGAAGACTACACAAAAGCCATACAACTAAACCCAGACTTTGCCGAAGCCTATTTCAACAGAGCCTTGGTATATACCTATGTAGGGCAGAATGACAAAGCCATCACAGACCTAAGCAAAGCAGGCGAATTAGGAATGGTTCCGGCCTATAATGTCATAAAGTTAATATCAGAGAATTAA
- the infC gene encoding translation initiation factor IF-3, which produces MDNNRQTNNPKPIKGRPQKKDELKDAYRINEKITAKEVRLVGDNVEQGVYSIYDARAIAEEQELDLVEISPNAAPPVCRVIDFQKFLYQQKKRAKEQKAKAAKVEIKEIRFGPQTDDHDYNFKLKHAMEFLKEGAKVKAYVFFKGRSILFKEQGEVLLLRFVNDLEEYGKLEQMPRLEGKRMIIMLSPKKK; this is translated from the coding sequence ATGGATAATAACCGACAAACAAACAACCCAAAACCTATCAAAGGACGTCCACAAAAGAAGGACGAGTTAAAAGACGCATATCGTATAAACGAAAAGATAACAGCCAAAGAAGTCCGATTAGTTGGCGATAACGTAGAACAAGGTGTTTATTCAATTTACGATGCAAGAGCAATTGCCGAAGAGCAAGAACTCGATTTGGTTGAAATTTCGCCCAATGCAGCACCACCGGTATGTAGAGTAATAGACTTCCAAAAATTCCTCTACCAACAAAAGAAACGTGCAAAAGAGCAAAAAGCGAAAGCAGCAAAAGTTGAAATAAAAGAGATCAGATTCGGACCACAAACCGATGATCACGATTACAACTTTAAACTAAAACACGCAATGGAGTTCCTAAAAGAAGGAGCAAAAGTAAAAGCGTATGTATTCTTTAAAGGACGTTCAATCCTATTTAAGGAGCAAGGAGAAGTATTACTACTTCGTTTTGTAAACGACCTTGAAGAGTATGGAAAACTAGAGCAGATGCCACGTCTCGAAGGAAAGAGAATGATAATTATGCTCAGTCCAAAAAAGAAATAA
- the rpmI gene encoding 50S ribosomal protein L35, whose translation MPKTKTNSGAKKRFALTGSGKIKRKHAFKSHILTKKTKKQKRNLTHFTTVAKADEKNIKKLLCIS comes from the coding sequence ATGCCAAAGACTAAAACTAATTCCGGTGCCAAAAAGAGGTTTGCCCTTACCGGATCAGGAAAGATCAAGAGAAAACACGCTTTCAAAAGTCACATCTTAACAAAGAAGACTAAAAAGCAAAAACGTAACCTAACACACTTCACAACAGTTGCAAAAGCTGATGAGAAGAACATCAAAAAGTTACTTTGTATCTCTTAA
- the rplT gene encoding 50S ribosomal protein L20 codes for MPRSVNHVASRAKRKKILKLTRGYFGARKNVWTVAKNTWEKGLTYAYRDRKDKKGNFRSLWIQRINAAARLEGMSYSKLMGAIHKAGIEINRKVLADLALNNPAAFKAIVDKVKNA; via the coding sequence ATGCCACGTTCAGTAAATCATGTAGCATCAAGAGCAAAAAGAAAGAAAATTTTGAAATTGACCAGAGGTTATTTCGGAGCACGTAAAAACGTTTGGACAGTAGCAAAAAATACATGGGAAAAAGGTCTTACCTATGCTTACCGCGACCGTAAAGACAAAAAAGGAAACTTCCGTTCATTGTGGATACAACGTATCAACGCTGCAGCACGCCTTGAAGGAATGTCTTACTCAAAACTAATGGGAGCAATACACAAAGCAGGTATCGAAATCAACCGCAAAGTATTAGCAGACTTAGCATTGAACAATCCCGCAGCTTTCAAAGCAATTGTTGACAAAGTAAAAAACGCATAA
- a CDS encoding DUF805 domain-containing protein gives MVKPTLSFSEALNASTSKIFDCKGRSRRSEFWWSYLAAFVLSAVLPFLSPLLMLATIPLTIRRLHDTGRSGWWWGVGALLDAGIFILFCSLWGVIFYNYVSVCDNDIATNNFVTDELKFSIFVMIYTAVTYIYHIVLIVFCCQDSEFFENKYGPSPKYGEEGLGDL, from the coding sequence ATGGTTAAACCTACTCTTAGTTTCAGTGAGGCTCTTAATGCTTCTACCAGTAAGATTTTTGATTGTAAAGGGCGTTCAAGACGTTCGGAATTTTGGTGGTCGTACTTGGCTGCTTTTGTGCTGTCGGCTGTTCTGCCATTTTTGAGTCCTTTACTTATGCTTGCTACTATCCCGCTTACTATTCGCCGACTTCACGATACTGGTCGCAGTGGTTGGTGGTGGGGCGTTGGTGCCTTACTTGATGCGGGTATTTTTATTTTATTTTGTAGTTTGTGGGGTGTTATTTTTTATAATTATGTTTCTGTATGTGATAATGATATAGCTACAAATAATTTTGTAACCGATGAATTGAAATTTTCAATTTTCGTTATGATTTATACGGCTGTTACCTATATTTATCATATTGTTCTTATTGTTTTCTGCTGTCAGGATAGCGAGTTTTTTGAGAATAAATATGGACCTTCGCCAAAGTATGGTGAGGAGGGATTAGGGGATTTGTAA
- a CDS encoding M23 family metallopeptidase, translating into MRYYSFIVALLFLVVGFASCNKGGDEQVSDVPVKEKVIKHGLPIEDFIVVCDTLRQNETLTDMLMRLGFSASDVYKMTQCPDSVFNARKLRPGEVCSLLCDRDSLVTPRYLVYEENIRDYVVFDLMNNFSATRKCNPSEWIEGEVAGVVNSSLWVSLEENGTSPLLAVEMSHIFGWSVDFFGIQNGDEYRLIYEGEFVGDAPMNNFRILAASFKTADTTIYAIPFVQDNEELFYNVDGNSLEGAFLKAPLDYYRISSRFTNRRFHPVLKRYRAHHGVDYAAPKGTPVYAIGSGKVIAKAYQKGGGGNYVKIRHNSVYVTTYMHLSGFAKGLKVGDYVKQKQVIGYVGSTGVSTGPHLDFRVHENGKPINPLTIKSQPKKPISKANKDAFNVVADSLVSRLKAISVDSLNID; encoded by the coding sequence ATGAGATATTATAGTTTTATTGTTGCTTTATTGTTCTTGGTTGTGGGATTTGCTTCGTGCAACAAAGGGGGTGATGAGCAAGTGTCGGATGTTCCTGTTAAGGAGAAGGTTATTAAGCATGGTTTGCCTATTGAGGACTTTATTGTTGTGTGCGATACTTTACGCCAGAACGAGACCTTGACTGATATGCTTATGCGATTGGGATTTTCGGCGAGCGACGTGTATAAGATGACTCAATGTCCTGACTCGGTTTTTAATGCTCGTAAGTTGCGTCCTGGTGAGGTTTGTTCGTTGCTTTGCGATAGGGATTCGTTGGTTACTCCTCGATATTTGGTTTATGAGGAGAATATTAGGGACTACGTGGTGTTTGACCTTATGAATAATTTTAGTGCTACTCGCAAATGTAATCCTTCGGAGTGGATTGAGGGTGAGGTGGCTGGTGTGGTTAACTCGTCATTGTGGGTTTCGTTGGAGGAGAATGGCACTTCGCCTTTATTGGCAGTGGAGATGTCGCATATCTTTGGGTGGTCGGTCGATTTCTTTGGTATTCAGAATGGTGACGAGTACCGTCTGATTTATGAGGGTGAGTTTGTTGGGGATGCTCCTATGAATAATTTCAGGATTTTGGCGGCTTCGTTTAAGACTGCTGATACTACTATTTATGCTATTCCTTTTGTACAGGATAATGAGGAGTTGTTCTATAATGTTGACGGTAATAGTTTGGAGGGTGCTTTCTTGAAGGCTCCGCTTGACTACTATCGTATCTCTTCACGTTTTACTAATAGACGATTTCATCCTGTTCTGAAACGTTACAGGGCACACCATGGTGTTGATTATGCTGCTCCTAAAGGAACTCCTGTTTATGCTATTGGTAGTGGTAAGGTTATTGCTAAGGCTTACCAGAAAGGTGGTGGGGGTAATTATGTGAAAATTAGACATAATAGTGTGTATGTTACTACTTATATGCACCTTTCGGGTTTTGCTAAAGGTCTTAAGGTTGGCGACTATGTTAAACAGAAACAGGTGATTGGTTATGTGGGCTCTACCGGTGTTTCTACTGGTCCTCACCTCGATTTTAGGGTTCATGAGAATGGTAAGCCTATTAATCCTTTGACTATTAAGTCGCAACCTAAAAAGCCTATCAGCAAGGCTAACAAGGATGCGTTTAATGTTGTTGCTGATTCGCTCGTTTCTCGCCTTAAAGCGATTAGTGTTGACTCTTTAAATATTGATTAA
- a CDS encoding purine permease — MDGKQSDASSSNAPNGLIYGLEDRPPIYDTFFAALQHLLAIFVAIITPPLIIAGALNIDLETTGFLVSMSLFVSGIATFIQCRRVGGIGCGLLCVQGTSFSFIGPIITAGLTGGLPAIFGATIAGSVIEILVSRVLKYMRRIITPLVSGIVVTLIGLSLIKVGITACGGGEAAKVAGTFGAWEHVGLSALVLVIIIFFNRSSNHYLRMSSIVIGLVVGYVVSWALGIVNFSAIQDFGSINIPVPFRYGVTFDFSAIISLGLVYLITAIEAYGDITANSLISGQPVEGEKFMKRASGGILADGVNSMIAGIFNSFPNSIFAQNNGMIQLTGVASRYVGYFIAGMLIILGLFPGIGLIFSLMPEPVLGGATLLMFGTVAAAGIRIIASQNINRKATLVIAISFSFGLSVELVPEILSQLPETIRNIFSSGITTGGLVAILTNALIHIKED; from the coding sequence ATGGATGGGAAACAGTCTGATGCTTCTTCAAGCAATGCTCCTAATGGTCTAATTTATGGACTTGAGGATCGTCCTCCTATATACGATACTTTTTTTGCTGCGTTACAGCACCTATTGGCTATATTTGTTGCTATAATCACTCCTCCTCTTATTATTGCCGGGGCGTTGAATATTGATTTGGAGACTACTGGTTTTTTGGTTTCTATGTCATTGTTTGTATCGGGTATTGCTACGTTTATTCAATGTAGAAGAGTGGGTGGTATTGGTTGTGGACTTTTATGTGTTCAAGGTACAAGTTTCTCTTTTATAGGTCCTATTATTACTGCAGGTCTTACTGGAGGGCTTCCTGCTATTTTTGGTGCTACTATTGCTGGCTCTGTTATTGAGATTTTGGTTAGCAGGGTTCTTAAATATATGCGCCGTATAATTACGCCATTGGTTTCAGGTATTGTTGTAACGTTGATTGGTTTGAGCCTAATTAAGGTTGGTATTACTGCTTGTGGTGGTGGTGAGGCGGCAAAGGTTGCTGGTACATTTGGTGCATGGGAACATGTGGGATTGTCGGCTCTTGTTCTTGTTATAATAATATTTTTTAACCGCAGTAGCAACCACTATCTTAGAATGAGTTCTATTGTTATTGGATTGGTTGTGGGATATGTTGTGTCGTGGGCTTTGGGTATTGTGAATTTTTCGGCTATTCAAGATTTTGGTTCTATTAATATTCCTGTTCCTTTCCGCTATGGTGTAACATTTGATTTTTCTGCTATTATTTCGTTGGGGTTGGTTTATTTGATAACTGCTATTGAGGCTTACGGCGATATTACTGCAAATTCGCTTATATCGGGGCAGCCTGTTGAGGGTGAAAAGTTTATGAAGCGTGCTTCGGGGGGTATTTTGGCTGATGGTGTTAACTCTATGATAGCTGGTATTTTCAATTCTTTTCCCAACTCAATTTTTGCTCAAAACAATGGTATGATTCAACTTACTGGTGTTGCCAGCAGATATGTGGGGTATTTTATTGCAGGTATGTTAATAATTTTAGGATTATTCCCCGGCATTGGTTTAATATTTTCATTGATGCCTGAGCCTGTTTTGGGTGGTGCTACTTTACTTATGTTTGGTACTGTTGCTGCGGCTGGTATCCGTATCATTGCTTCGCAAAACATCAATCGTAAGGCTACATTGGTTATTGCTATCAGTTTTAGTTTTGGTCTTAGTGTTGAATTAGTTCCCGAGATTTTATCTCAATTGCCTGAGACTATCCGCAATATATTCTCTTCTGGTATTACTACTGGAGGGTTAGTTGCTATTTTAACAAACGCTTTGATTCATATAAAGGAGGATTAA
- the xpt gene encoding xanthine phosphoribosyltransferase — MKALKERIVKDGLCLPGGILKVDNFINHQMDPILMKSMAVEFVRRFASTKINKILTVEASGIAPAIMVGYLLELPVVFAKKRKPSTMENMLVTEVFSFTKNKNYTICVSKDYLQPGDKVLFIDDFLANGNAGKGMIDLVNQAGAELVGMGFLIEKDFQKGGEILRKTGIHVESLAIIESLDNCEIKFKEI; from the coding sequence ATGAAAGCATTAAAAGAAAGGATAGTGAAGGATGGGCTTTGCCTACCAGGTGGAATCTTGAAAGTGGATAATTTTATTAATCATCAGATGGATCCTATTCTAATGAAGTCTATGGCTGTTGAATTTGTTCGCCGTTTTGCAAGTACTAAAATCAATAAAATTCTTACGGTTGAGGCCAGCGGTATTGCTCCCGCTATAATGGTTGGGTATTTGTTGGAACTTCCGGTTGTTTTTGCAAAGAAACGCAAACCTTCTACTATGGAGAATATGCTGGTTACAGAGGTATTCTCGTTCACCAAAAATAAAAATTATACTATTTGTGTTAGTAAAGATTATTTACAACCTGGCGACAAAGTTTTATTTATTGATGACTTTCTTGCAAATGGTAATGCAGGCAAAGGTATGATTGACCTTGTAAATCAGGCGGGTGCTGAATTGGTTGGTATGGGATTCCTTATTGAAAAGGATTTTCAGAAAGGTGGTGAGATACTACGTAAAACTGGCATCCATGTGGAGTCGTTGGCTATTATTGAAAGTTTGGATAATTGTGAAATTAAATTTAAAGAGATTTAA
- the cas2 gene encoding CRISPR-associated endonuclease Cas2 — translation MIIISYDIADDKIRTRFSKMLTKQGAVRLQYSVYEMNNTKRLINNLKLKIEAYAKHFSIDDSVVIFDVYDNAITKYGNAIHRDKDIVFL, via the coding sequence ATGATTATAATAAGTTACGATATTGCTGATGACAAAATACGTACAAGATTCTCTAAAATGCTGACTAAGCAAGGAGCTGTTCGTTTGCAATACTCAGTGTATGAAATGAACAATACTAAACGCCTAATTAATAACCTTAAATTAAAAATAGAGGCTTATGCAAAACATTTCTCAATAGATGATAGTGTTGTAATATTTGATGTTTACGATAATGCTATAACAAAATATGGCAATGCTATTCATCGTGATAAAGATATTGTTTTTTTATAG
- the cas1 gene encoding type V CRISPR-associated endonuclease Cas1, which translates to MFTHKDIEVRTIFVINCIESERRLRVCNGELMLEEINEEKHKTLTKFPFQKILAIFIIGHISITTPLIDKCKKYGVALVVMKSNLRPIFVWSNSAEANYLLRKKQFEYPTNNIDIAKHIVCNKIINQRINLIKTRKKDNLTTEAISQCDAAINSIDDIDIYEKLMGLEGIISKCYFSAYFQSLNWQGRHPRIKSDIINLTLDIGYTILFNYMECFLRMFGFDLYVGIYHRLWFKRKSLICDLIEPFRCIIDHTILLAFNRGQFKERDFIKNKHIYQLHHEKCPEYYRVFYNELIKYKTNFFKYIQQYYRCFMGCKSVQHYPTFKLK; encoded by the coding sequence ATGTTTACTCATAAAGATATAGAGGTTAGAACAATTTTTGTTATTAATTGCATTGAAAGTGAACGCAGATTAAGGGTTTGCAATGGAGAACTAATGTTAGAGGAGATTAACGAAGAAAAACATAAGACTCTCACAAAATTTCCATTTCAAAAGATTCTTGCAATATTCATAATTGGACATATATCTATTACAACACCACTTATTGACAAATGTAAAAAATATGGTGTTGCATTAGTTGTTATGAAGAGTAACTTACGACCTATTTTTGTATGGTCAAATTCTGCAGAAGCGAATTATTTATTAAGGAAGAAACAATTTGAATATCCGACAAACAATATTGACATTGCAAAACATATTGTTTGTAATAAAATTATCAATCAGCGTATAAACCTAATTAAAACACGAAAAAAAGATAATCTAACAACTGAAGCAATTTCTCAGTGTGATGCAGCAATTAATTCAATTGATGATATAGATATCTACGAAAAACTAATGGGTTTAGAAGGTATTATCTCAAAATGCTATTTTTCTGCATATTTCCAATCTCTAAATTGGCAAGGAAGACATCCCCGAATAAAAAGTGATATAATCAACCTAACATTAGATATTGGCTATACTATTTTGTTTAATTATATGGAATGTTTTCTAAGAATGTTCGGTTTTGATTTATATGTAGGTATATATCATCGTCTATGGTTTAAAAGGAAATCATTAATTTGCGATTTGATTGAACCATTTAGATGCATTATTGACCACACAATTTTATTAGCTTTCAATAGAGGACAATTTAAGGAAAGGGATTTTATTAAAAATAAACACATATACCAATTACATCATGAGAAATGTCCTGAATATTATCGTGTTTTTTATAATGAGCTTATTAAATACAAAACCAATTTCTTCAAATATATACAACAATATTATAGATGTTTTATGGGATGTAAATCCGTACAACACTATCCTACTTTTAAGTTAAAATGA